In the Arachis ipaensis cultivar K30076 chromosome B10, Araip1.1, whole genome shotgun sequence genome, one interval contains:
- the LOC107621563 gene encoding uncharacterized protein LOC107621563, whose translation MPSSESAAKPPNQSSLDREIREMVSAITNRVTDFQKSGSTHHHHSATHDDDDHGVRIITLAGTNDGATLKGELDEKSPGKAASSHHQHHRDHGVEAEPLSTYVNSNFQAINNSMMLGGSFHANDPGVHLDISDFTDPIPHHNNKHGKKGKKKEKEGSKSDLHSE comes from the coding sequence ATGCCTTCATCAGAATCTGCAGCTAAGCCACCAAACCAATCTTCTCTTGACAGAGAAATCAGGGAGATGGTATCTGCCATCACTAACCGTGTAACTGATTTCCAAAAATCAGGTTCAACCCACCACCACCATTCTGCCACCCACGACGACGACGACCACGGCGTCAGAATCATCACGCTCGCCGGAACCAACGACGGAGCCACCCTCAAAGGTGAGTTGGACGAAAAGTCACCCGGAAAAGCTGcttcttctcatcatcaacaTCATCGTGATCATGGTGTTGAAGCAGAGCCACTGAGCACTTATGTCAACAGCAACTTCCAAGCCATCAACAACTCTATGATGCTTGGCGGTAGCTTCCATGCAAATGATCCTGGTGTGCATTTGGATATCTCAGATTTCACTGACCCTATTCCTCATCATAATAATAAGCATGGCAAGAAGggcaagaagaaagagaaagaaggttCCAAGAGTGACCTTCATTCTGAATGA